Below is a genomic region from Desulfobacter sp..
CGGTTGCGGCAAATCCACCCTTTTAAAGGTCATGGCCGGATTTATCCCTTTGGATTCAGGCCAGGTCCTTTTCCAGGGTTCCCCCATTACCAAACCAGGGCCTGAACGCTGTGTGGTCTTCCAGGAAGATGCGCTGTTTCCCTGGCTTACCATTGAAGAAAATATTGGATTCGGCCTGGTTAAAAAGACCCGGGGCCAACGGCAAAAACAGGTGGACAAATTTTTAGGCCTGGTCGGTCTTTCCCCGTTTAGAAAGTATTTGCCCAAGGAAATTTCAGGGGGTATGAAACAGCGGGTGGCCCTGGCCAGGGTGCTGGTGCTCAACCCCAGGATTCTTCTCATGGATGAGCCCTTTGCCGCCCTTGATGCCCAGACCCGGGAAAATATGCAGGATCTGCTGCTCGCCCTCTGGCAGACCCTGGGCCATACCATTGTTTTTGTGACCCACGATGTCAGGGAGGCTGTGGCCCTGTCAGACCGGACCATGGTCATGAACCAGGGGCCCGGGGATTTTGCCCGGATTGTGGACATCAACCTGGACCGGCCAAGATTCCAGGAAGATGAGCGCTTCATGGGATATGTGGGTCGTTTAAAACGGCTTGTCTCCTCGGCAGATACGGGCAGGCCTTAGGGCGTTTGTTTTTTTATATTTGTATATCTGAAATCATCTGCATTGATATGGCCCCAGCCGCCGGCATGGTTATCCTTTATACAAATTTTTGC
It encodes:
- a CDS encoding ABC transporter ATP-binding protein, coding for MQGPEYSGPLLGIRRLSKSFMVNGSRVEVLKDLSFEAREKEFVCILGQSGCGKSTLLKVMAGFIPLDSGQVLFQGSPITKPGPERCVVFQEDALFPWLTIEENIGFGLVKKTRGQRQKQVDKFLGLVGLSPFRKYLPKEISGGMKQRVALARVLVLNPRILLMDEPFAALDAQTRENMQDLLLALWQTLGHTIVFVTHDVREAVALSDRTMVMNQGPGDFARIVDINLDRPRFQEDERFMGYVGRLKRLVSSADTGRP